Proteins encoded within one genomic window of Augochlora pura isolate Apur16 chromosome 11, APUR_v2.2.1, whole genome shotgun sequence:
- the Rpt3 gene encoding 26S proteasome regulatory subunit Rpt3, whose amino-acid sequence MDEMSVIVPDKDVTEMDCKPITGHYTSGGDELDIEDLYTKYKKLQRMLEFLEVQEEYIKDEQRNLKKEYLHAQEEVKRIQSVPLVIGQFLEAVDQNTGIVGSTTGSNYYVRILSTIDRELLKPSASVALHKHSNALVDVLPPEADSSISMLQADEKPDIQYSDIGGMDMQKQEIREAVELPLTHFELYKQIGIDPPRGVLMYGPPGCGKTMLAKAVARHTTAAFIRVVGSEFVQKYLGEGPRMVRDVFRLAKENSPAIIFIDEIDAIATKRFDAQTGADREVQRILLELLNQMDGFEQTTNVKVIMATNRADTLDPALLRPGRLDRKIEFPMPDRRQKRLIFSTITAKMNLSDEVDLEDYVARPDRISGADINAICQEAGMHAVRENRYIVLAKDFEKGYKNNTKKSESEHEFYK is encoded by the exons ATGGATGAAATGAGTGTAATTGTGCCCGATAAG GATGTAACAGAAATGGATTGCAAACCCATAACTGGGCATTATACCAGCGGTGGAGACGAATTGGACATCGAAGATCTCTATACAAAGTATAAG aaactACAAAGAATGCTGGAATTTCTTGAAGTTCAAGAAGAATATATCAAGGATGAACAACGTAACttgaaaaaagaatatttacatGCCCAAGAGGAAGTAAAGCGTATACAGAGTGTACCTTTAGTAATTGGGCAGTTTTTAGAGGCTGTAGATCAAAATACTGGCATAGTGGGCTCCACTACAGGCTCAAATTATTATGTACGTATTTTGTCTACAATTGACAGAGAGTTGTTAAAGCCTTCAGCCAGTGTAGCACTTCATAAGCACAGCAATGCCTTGGTAGATGTTCTACCACCAGAAGCTGACTCGAGTATTTCTATGTTGCAAGCAG ATGAAAAGCCTGATATACAATACAGTGATATTGGCGGTATGGATATGCAGAAACAAGAGATCAGGGAGGCAGTAGAACTACCTCTTACTCATTTTGAactatataaacaaattggAATTGACCCACCCAGAGGTGTACTCATGTATGGTCCGCCAGGGTGTGGTAAGACTATGCTTGCAAAGGCTGTGGCTAGACACACTACAG CCGCGTTTATTCGCGTAGTAGGCTCCGAGTTTGTACAGAAGTACTTGGGCGAAGGACCAAGAATGGTCAGGGACGTCTTCCGTTTAGCTAAGGAAAATTCACCAGctataattttcatagatGAAATTGATGCTATAGCCACGAAAAGATTCGATGCTCAAACTGGAGCTGATCGTGAGGTTCAGCGTATCCTGTTGGAGTTACTTAATCAAATGGATGGTTTCGAACAGACGACTAATGTTAAAGTTATAATGGCTACAAACAG AGCGGATACTTTGGATCCCGCTTTGCTGCGTCCAGGTAGATTAGATCGGAAGATCGAATTCCCTATGCCCGATCGTCGACAAAAGCGCTTGATATTCTCAACGATCACCGCAAAAATGAATCTAAGCGACGAAGTGGATCTGGAGGATTATGTCGCACGACCAGATAGAATCTCTGGTGCTGATATAAATGCAATTTGTCAGGAAGCGGGAATGCACGCAGTTCGCGAAAATCGATACATAGTTTTAGCGAAAGATTTCGAGAAAGGTTACAAGAATAACACTAAGAAGAGCGAATCCGAGCACGAATTTTACAAGTAA
- the Gar1 gene encoding gar1 ribonucleoprotein: MSFRGRGGGGFGRGGGGFRGGRGGGGRGRGGGFDRGGRSYDNAPPDQVTALGSFQWTVQDDLVAKAEIEDVPFFNAPIYTENKQQIGKIDEIFGNVRDYYVSIKLSENVRASSFEKNTKLFIDPAKLLPLQRFLPKPPGEKKKSPRRGAKRGGGGGGFGGGRGGGGQGGDGRRPSFGRGGFGNRGGAFRGGGGGGFKSRGGGGFRGRGRGRR; the protein is encoded by the exons atgtcattcCGAGGACGTGGAGGTGGTGGATTTGGCAGAGGAGGTGGCGGATTTCGGGGTGGAAGAGGTGGTGGTGGCCGAGGACGCGGTGGTGGATTTGATAGAGGTGGAAGGAG CTACGACAACGCTCCTCCGGACCAAGTCACCGCATTAGGTAGCTTTCAATGGACAGTACAAGATGATCTTGTTGCCAAAGCAGAAATTGAAGATGTACCCTTCTTTAATGCACCAATATATACAGAAAACAAGCAACAAATTggtaaaatagatgaaatatttgGTAATGTTAGAGATTACTATGTATCTATAAAGTTATCAGAAAACGTGAGGGCATCAAGCTTCGAGAAAAACACAAAG CTATTCATAGATCCAGCAAAATTATTACCTCTACAAAGGTTTTTGCCTAAACCTCctggagagaaaaagaaaagtccTCGTCGTGGAGCAAAGagaggaggtggtggtggtggttttGGGGGAGGACGAGGAGGTGGAGGGCAAGGCGGCGATGGTAGAAGACCCTCATTTGGACGTGGTGGATTTGGCAATAGAGGAGGTGCCTTTAGAGGCGGTGGTGGAGGCGGATTCAAAAGTCGTGGAGGAGGCGGATTTAGGGGTCGTGGAAGAGGAAGACGATAG
- the LOC144476988 gene encoding alpha- and gamma-adaptin-binding protein p34, with amino-acid sequence MCWPRVLIVSTEKGKGVAHEIATKMCGPKLGNKEGLDYYSWQIDNKYYYVTVLVCITENPTLNIELDDIEAFILHHDPQAEDADENLRQWLPLINSLADAGVLLFSCNFITDVRIRNEVIGWCLKRKFELIEFNRPDVEETAESDLDNNKHGIERIIEALQAHMWPNMTLKAKPSSTEATNIDLHKLEEQFENINLPRDSTGKLPVEQVLDGIMGEEIADFGELLSQLKAMKDHAASVPTNQRQIVAEQLVTAFWKAMGGDPSETELD; translated from the exons ATGTGTTGGCCAAGAGTGTTGATTGTAAGCACAGAGAAAGGAAAGGGGGTTGCTCATGAAATTGCTACGA agATGTGTGGTCCGAAATTGGGCAATAAAGAAGGACTAGATTACTATTCGTGGcaaatcgataataaatattattatgtaacagTATTAGTCTGCATCACAGAAAATCCAACTCTGAATATTGAACTTGATGACATAGAAGCGTTTATTTTGCACCACGATCCACAAGCA GAGGATGCAGATGAGAATTTAAGACAGTGGTTGCCTTTAATCAATTCTTTAGCAGATGCAGGTGTACTGTTgttttcttgcaattttataacagATGTTCGTATAAGAAATGAAG tgaTAGGATGGTGTCTAAAGAGAAAGTTTGAACTGATTGAATTCAACAGACCAGATGTAGAAGAAACTGCAGAATCTGACCTAGATAACAATAAACATGGCATCGAGAGAATAATTGAAGCTTTACAGGCTCATATGTGGCCTAATATGACACTAAAag CCAAACCATCGAGTACTGAAGCAACAAACATTGACTTGCACAAACTAGAAGAACAGTTTGAGAATATCAACCTCCCACGAGATTCCACAGGAAAATTACCAGTGGAACAAGTGCTGG ATGGAATTATGGGAGAAGAAATTGCAGATTTTGGTGAATTATTAAGTCAATTAAAGGCTATGAAAGATCATGCAGCATCAGTGCCAACAAATCAGAGGCAAATTGTCGCAGAACAGTTAGTGACTGCTTTCTGGAAAGCAATGGGTGGCGATCCTTCGGAAACGGAATTAGATTAA
- the Trp gene encoding transient receptor potential, whose translation MNPSESQQNLLANEARASSEQSLPQQAADYALGPVEKHFLLSAERGDCATVKRLLEENKGHPEILNIDCVDPLNRSALIAAIENENIELIKLLLELGIQVKDSLLHAIKEEYVEAVEILLEWEERTHTPGQPYSWEAVDRSSSNFTPDITPLILAAHKNNYEILKILLDRGATLPTPHDARCGCDECVTSSEQDSLRHSQARINAYRALTSPSLIALSSRDPLLTAFELSWELRRLSKMEQEFRFEYNEMREQTQTFATSLLDHARTSLELEVMLNYNPTGENWEPGERQTLDRLKLAIKYKQKQFVAHPNVQQLLAAIWYDGLPGFRRKSMVGQLIEVGKLGAMFPVYSSIYMVSPTSPMGQFMKKPFVKFICHSSSYAFFLMLLGMASQRIEYLVIELFGNAWMREILAGWKRRERGCIPGFVESGVIIYVISLVLGEMRSLWSDGLLEYISDLWNIVDFVQNVFYVIWVMLRLTAFIVVQREYWSGVDPWYPRDQWDAFDPMLLSEGAFAAGMIFSFLKLVHIFSVNPHLGPLQISLGRMIIDIIKFFFIYTLVLIAFGCGMNQLMWYYADLEKMKCYHMKDFPDLPDFDNQEKACSIWRRFANLFETSQSLFWASFGMVDLMSFDLTGIKSFTRFWALLMFGSYSVINVIVLLNMLIAMMSNSYQIISERADTEWKFARSHLWMSYFEDGDTVPPPFNMVPTAKSFNKLFTCGKAGEKTRSLIKKSREKALARHESVMRLLIRRYVTAEQRKRDDFGITEDDVMEIRQDISTLRYELIDILRQNGMRTPFLDKQDAALSGKKGRVMERRLQTDFQIGIVEGIVNAVIANEKEPKDVFSQIAKAIGRKASSGKKKDWNAMVRKNTIARDPIGSTTEASMKASRRSIRRLQAVNPDLASLDPNRLIDYNPNLSEVTPTTRIAYAKFMMRRAKIEEEEGETAEEAPEGTGSTKVSIRVGESDPPRMTPMLRKSVLKSLSASSIDKDKDKDKDKDKDKPPDKTLSSEGKPEVRVPSPIPEDPREDVASKSASTGSQPKKEDDKKKPVEKKPEEKKPENKKPEEKKPEEKKPEDKKPDDKKPDDKKPDDKKPDDKKPDDKKTDDEEKKKKEEEEKKKKEEEEKKKKKEAAAKPAPHEDNVPVATTKLRGKSKATGQIMGGWI comes from the exons ATGAATCCGTCCGAGTCCCAGCAAAATCTGCTCGCGAACGAGGCGAGAGCGTCGTCGGAGCAGTCGTTACCGCAGCAGGCCGCGGACTACGCTCTTGGCCCAGTTGAGAAGCACTTCCTGCTCAGCGCGGAACGAGGTGATTGTGCCACTGTCAAAAG GTTGCTGGAAGAGAACAAGGGCCACCCGGAGATCCTCAACATCGACTGCGTGGATCCTCTGAACAGATCGGCGCTGATCGCTGCGATCGAGAACGAGAACATCGAGCTGATCAAGCTGCTCCTAGAGTTGGGGATCCAAGTGAAG GATTCGCTCTTGCACGCCATAAAGGAGGAGTACGTGGAGGCCGTGGAGATCCTGTTGGAATGGGAGGAGAGGACACACACGCCGGGCCAGCCTTAC AGCTGGGAAGCCGTCGACAGATCGTCGTCCAACTTCACCCCCGACATAACACCGTTGATCTTGGCCGCGCACAAGAACAACTACGAGATTTTGAAGATCTTGCTAGACCGTGGCGCGACCCTGCCTACCCCGCACGATGCCAG ATGCGGCTGCGACGAGTGCGTTACATCCAGCGAGCAGGACTCTCTGAGGCACTCGCAGGCTCGCATAAACGCGTACCGGGCCCTCACCTCGCCGTCTCTGATCGCCCTGTCCTCCCGGGACCCACTTTTGACGGCGTTCGAGCTTTCCTGGGAGCTCCGCCGGCTCAGCAAAATGGAACAGGAATTCCGTTTCGAGTACAAC GAGATGCGAGAGCAGACGCAGACGTTCGCCACGTCGTTGCTCGATCACGCGCGCACGTCCCTGGAATTGGAGGTAATGCTGAATTATAATCCCACCGGCGAGAACTGGGAGCCTGGGGAACGACAGACGCTGGATCGGCTCAAGCTCGCGATCAAATACAAGCAGAAGCAG TTCGTCGCCCATCCGAACGTTCAGCAACTGTTGGCCGCGATTTGGTACGACGGGCTGCCGGGATTCAGGCGCAAGAGCATGGTCGGACAGTTGATCGAGGTTGGAAAACTGGGAGCCATGTTTCCGGTGTACAGCTCGATCTACATGGTCTCGCCGACCTCGCCGATGGGCCAGTTCATGAAGAAGCCGTTCGTCAAGTTTATCTGTCACTCGTCCTCCTACGCGTTCTTCCTCA TGCTGCTCGGAATGGCATCGCAACGCATCGAGTACCTGGTAATCGAATTGTTCGGGAACGCGTGGATGCGCGAGATCCTAGCCGGATGGAAGAGACGGGAACGCGGCTGCATCCCTGGTTTCGTCGAGAGCGGTGTCATCATCTACGTAATCA GTTTAGTCTTGGGAGAAATGAGATCGTTGTGGTCGGACGGGTTGCTGGAGTACATATCGGATCTTTGGAACATCGTGGACTTTGTGCAGAACGTGTTCTACGTGATATGGGTGATGCTGAGGCTCACGGCATTTATCGTGGTGCAA AGGGAATATTGGAGCGGCGTAGATCCATGGTACCCCAGAGATCAATGGGACGCGTTCGACCCCATGCTGCTCTCCGAGGGAGCTTTCGCCGCCGGAATGATCTTCAG CTTTTTGAAGCTCGTCCATATATTCAGCGTGAACCCTCACCTCGGACCACTCCAAATTTCTCTGGGAAGAATGATAATAGACATTATCAAGTTCTTCTTCATCTACACCCTGGTGCTGATCGCCTTCGGCTGCG GAATGAACCAACTGATGTGGTACTACGCGGACCTGGAGAAGATGAAGTGCTATCATATGAAGGACTTTCCGGATCTGCCGGATTTCGACAATCAGGAGAAGGCTTGCTCGATTTGGAGACGCTTCGCTAA CTTGTTTGAGACTTCGCAGTCGCTGTTCTGGGCCAGCTTCGGTATGGTAGACCTGATGTCCTTCGATCTAACAGGAATCAAGAGCTTCACAAGATTTTGGGCGTTGCTGATGTTCGGCTCCTACTCGGTGATCAACGTAATAGTTTTGTTGAACATGCTGATCGCTATGATGTCGAATTCCTATCAAATTATCTCG GAACGAGCCGACACGGAATGGAAGTTCGCCAGGAGCCACCTTTGGATGAGCTATTTCGAAGATGGGGACACGGTGCCACCTCCTTTCAACATGGTACCGACGGCGAAATCGTTCAACAAGCTGTTTACGTGTGGGAAAGCCGGCGAGAAGACGAGGTCTTTGATC AAAAAGTCAAGGGAGAAGGCGTTGGCGAGACACGAATCGGTGATGAGGTTGCTGATCCGACGCTACGTGACCGCCGAACAAAGGAAAAGGGACGACTTTGGTATCACGGAGGACGACGTTATGGAAATCCGACAGGACATCTCTACGCTGAGATACGAGCTGATCGACATCCTGCGGCAGAATGGAATGAGGACGCCTTTCCTCGACAAGCAGGATGCAGCGC TGTCCGGTAAAAAGGGCCGGGTGATGGAGCGCCGTCTTCAGACGGACTTCCAGATCGGCATAGTCGAGGGTATAGTGAACGCGGTGATCGCCAACGAGAAGGAACCAAAGGACGTGTTCAGTCAAATCGCGAAGGCGATCGGCCGCAAGGCGAGCAGCGGCAAGAAGAAGGACTGGAACGCCATGGTACGCAAGAACACCATCGCCAGAGATCCGATCGGTTCGACGACCGAGGCCAGCATGAAGGCATCGCGTCGAAGCATTCGCCGTCTCCAGGCCGTGAACCCAGACCTAGCGTCGCTGGATCCGAACCGTCTGATCGATTACAATCCAAACTTGTCGGAGGTCACGCCGACCACCAGGATCGCCTACGCGAAGTTCATGATGCGCAGAGCTAAGATCGAGGAGGAAGAAG GGGAGACCGCCGAAGAAGCACCGGAGGGGACCGGAAGCACCAAGGTCAGCATCCGCGTAGGTGAATCGGATCCGCCCCGCATGACTCCTATGCTTCGGAAGAGCGTGCTCAAGTCCCTCAGCGCGAGTAGCATCGACAAAGACAAAGACAAGGATAAGGACAAAGACAAGGACAAGCCCCCCGACAAGACGCTGTCGTCGGAGGGTAAACCGGAAGTCAGAGTCCCATCGCCGATCCCCGAAGACCCCCGAGAGGACGTCGCGAGCAAATCCGCGTCTACCGGGAGTCAGCCGAAGAAAGAGGACGATAAGAAAAAGCCAGTGGAGAAGAAGCCGGAGGAGAAGAAGCCGGAGAACAAAAAGCCCGAGGAGAAGAAGCCGGAGGAGAAGAAGCCAGAGGACAAGAAACCGGACGACAAGAAACCGGACGACAAGAAACCGGATGACAAGAAACCTGACGACAAGAAGCCGGACGACAAGAAAACCGATgacgaagagaagaagaagaaggaggaagaagagaagaagaagaaggaagaagaggaaaaaaagaagaaaaaagaagctGCGGCGAAACCTGCGCCCCACGAAGACAATGTACCGGTTGCTACCACGAAACTGAGGGGAAAGTCGAAAGCCACTGGCCAGATTATGGGAGGATGGATTTGA
- the Larp7 gene encoding la related protein 7 has protein sequence MVMEEQQKDMELDSEKVPVPQVQKTVVDSHVETVNNVKSTSRGKPRLRKKALHAAILKQMEFYFSDASLSKDRFLSGLIKNDPYVDLNVFISFNKIRQLTTDINRINKALQASTILSTSEDGTKVRRITPIMSKENTDECTVYVQNLPPDADHEMLSAIFSEYGTVEYVSVPRYKQTRKIKGFAFVEFDTPKSATKCLKAFQEKGCVLPSHTAPDELLSITTFDDAEKDVTMKGRQNKPHETKRYTDNTVNVDESICAKTEDKTLEDDEGNVTVDHTLELHETKDQKKGRKRKHQSTESPVVGKAENETDNEVSKPKRKFESSTDMQLDEVKQSNETQNDVIVDSTLKKSNKRNRSGSLNKELLENSNDDKKMVSEDNMVATTGEQEDTNEKKKKKKRKRSSKTEDIGASMVLQVMAKKEWKYLRNKYLELQKSKMKQLKQHLRKPRWNQWPNYEKNKPEKEETIEKEKTNKQDNAANTCRLPFTEGVIVRIEMDKPCTDPKGFKMELKSNSAVKYIDVNEGSFVAFVRCDTAEAAQSFAQKSDEERHMTILKDKEEQDYWNKISLDREEKLGKKIRSKQRGRTKLLKKAEKELGKHIKFDEVE, from the exons ATGGTGATGGAAGAGCAGCAGAAAGATATGGAGCTAGATTCAGAAAAAGTTCCTGTGCCTCAAGTGCAGAAAACAGTAGTTGATTCGCATGTAGAAAcagtaaataatgttaaaagcACTTCACGAGGGAAACCTAGGCTTAGAAAAAAAGCACTACATGCTgcaattttgaaacaaatggaattttatttcagtgatGCAAGCTTGAGTAAAGATCGGTTCTTGAgtggtttaattaaaaatgatccaT ATGTTGACCTCAATGTTTTCatcagttttaataaaatacgtcAATTAACTACtgatataaatagaataaataaagcattACAAGcatcaacaattttatcaacATCTGAAGATGGAACAAAAGTTCGTCGTATAACACCAATCATGTCCAAAGAAAATACAGACGAATGTACAGTATATGTACAAAATTTACCACCAGATGCAGATCATGAGATGTTGAGtgcaatattttctgaatatgGCACAGTAGAATATGTTTCAGTTCCAAGGTACAAGCaaaccagaaaaataaaagggtTTGCATTCGTGGAGTTTGATACACCAAAAAGTGCTACGAAATGTCTAAAG gCCTTCCAGGAGAAAGGTTGTGTATTGCCATCACATACAGCTCCTGATGAACTTTTAAGTATTACAACTTTTGATGATGCTGAGAAAGACGTGACAATGAAGGGAAGACAAAACAAACCACATGAGACCAAGAGATATACGGATAATACAGTTAACGTAGATGAATCAATATGTGCCAAAACTGAAGATAAAACTCTTGAAGATGATGAAGGGAATGTAACAGTGGATCACACTCTTGAACTTCATGAAACCAAAGATcaaaagaaaggaaggaaaagaaaacatCAAAGTACAGAATCACCAGTGGTAGGTAAAGCAGAGAATGAAACAGACAACGAAGTCTCAAAACCTAagagaaaatttgaatcctcTACTGATATGCAACTTGATGAAGTGAAACAAAGTAATGAGACTCAAAACGATGTTATTGTAGATAGTACATtaaagaaatcaaataaacgTAATAGAAGTGGGTCGTTAAATAAAGAACTATTAGAAAATTCCAATGATGATAAAAAAATGGTATCCGAAGATAATATGGTTGCTACCACGGGCGAACAAGAAGacacaaatgaaaaaaagaagaagaagaaacgcaAGAGAAGTAGTAAAACAGAAGATATTGGCGCCAGTATGGTGTTGCAGGTGATGGCTAAGAAAGAGTGGAAATAtcttagaaataaatatttagagttGCAGAAAAGCAAGATGAAACAACTGAAACAGCATCTCAGAAAACCAAGATGGAATCAGTGGCCtaattatgagaaaaataagccagaaaaagaagaaacaattgagaaagagaaaactaACAAGCAAGACAACGCTGCAAATACATGCCGTCTCCCATTTACTGAAGGAGTTATAGTTAGGATTGAAATGGATAAACCGTGTACTGATCCAAAAGGGTTTaag ATGGAACTGAAAAGCAACAGTGCGGTAAAATACATAGACGTAAATGAGGGTTCTTTCGTTGCTTTCGTGAGGTGTGATACAGCTGAAGCAGCGCAATCGTTTGCACAGAAATCTGACGAAGAGCGGCATATGACGATACTTAaag ATAAAGAAGAACAagattattggaataaaatttcacttgATAGGGAAGAGAAATTAGGAAAAAAGATTAGATCTAAACAGAGAGGAAGAACGAAACTATTGAAAAAGGCAGAGAAGGAACTTGGGAAACACATCAAATTTGATGAAGTGGAATAA
- the LOC144476996 gene encoding cytochrome b5 → MAELTRYHLNDVALKNGKDGANTWIVIHDMVYDVTKYKDEHPGGFELIDEYAGQDATSGFDDFGHSSEAKKMLKDFLIGELVDEDKRANRKKKNASTGIIAAKQRSFLRRLCGSCAS, encoded by the exons ATGGCAGAATTGACGCGGTATCATCTGAACGACGTTGCCCTAAAAAACGGCAAGGACGGTGCGAACACGTGGATCGTGATTCATGATATGGTGTACGATGTCACAAAGTACAAAGACGAG CATCCCGGTGGTTTCGAGTTGATCGACGAGTATGCGGGCCAAGATGCAACGTCCGGTTTCGACGATTTTGGTCATTCATCGGAAGCAAAAAAAATGCTGAAAGACTTCCTTATTGGAGAACTAGTGGAT gAGGACAAAAGAGCGAAtaggaagaagaaaaacgcGAGTACCGGTATCATTGCAGCTAAACAGAGAAG CTTTTTACGAAGACTATGCGGAAGCTGTGCATCGTGA
- the Tango14 gene encoding transport and golgi organization 14 gives MFTVFRTLLILTHFLYDLIIAVYNYCVLLHRKCTEIWHGENLRTEVEWLVRAASKTKKLPRHILIIFGAKQDTILDCVRIIGWCITLGIPYVSFFDIDGSLVRNGNFLKHEIAKRRPDLLDHISWSKPKKVFTQNGVTGPKQKIRVSLLSPLDGKEEIVTLTKNLADAVLTGTIKSDEIDADLLNEKLNSRGIPDPDLGVIYGRLCSTYGALPWQTRITEFCMLPVHDNLSAKDFMCLLEKYNKCEQRYGK, from the exons ATGTTCACGGTATTTCGTACGCTACTGATACTCACGCATTTTCTCTACGACTTAATCATCGcggtttataattattgtgttTTACTTCACCGTAAATGCACCGAAATTTGGCACGGTGAGAATTTGAGGACAGAAGTGGAGTGGTTGGTGCGTGCTGCAAGTAAAACGAAAAAACTGCCAAGAcacattttgattattttcggCGCGAAGCAGGACACTATATTAGATTGCGTGCGAATAATCGGCTGGTGCATCACCCTTGGTATACCCTACGTCAGCTTTTTTGACATTGATG GTTCCTTGGtgagaaatggtaattttctaaaacatgAAATTGCAAAGAGAAGACCTGATTTATTGGATCATATTAGCTGGAGTAAACCGAAGAAAGTATTCACACAAAATGGAGTGACTG GTCCTAAACAGAAGATACGTGTATCTCTGTTAAGCCCTCTTGATGGGAAAGAAGAAATAGTTACACTCACAAAAAATTTGGCTGATGCAGTCCTCACAGGAACAATTAAATCTGACGAGATAGATGCTGATTTGCTTAACGAGAAATTGAATTCCCGAGGAATACCTGATCCTGATTTAGGAGTAATCTATGGCCGCCTTTGTTCTACGTACGGAGCTTTACCGTGGCAAACACGAATTACGGAATTTTG CATGTTACCAGTACACGATAACTTATCAGCCAAGGACTTCATGTGTCTGCTAGAGAAGTACAATAAATGCGAACAACGATATGGAAAATAA
- the LOC144477101 gene encoding FMRFamide-related peptides: protein MLSSLYVLPFLCNCLLVSSSILTPLKAEGNLRIFKNVPSDFEYVLKRHSVDSRAEDADSKERRSNKGSSFIRFGRSDPDSHGENVLGDEGDGGSPVNRYPRWKSPDIVIRFGRSDSKMAVTGDRDYKLRRNDLNFIRFGRNSPQIYPLEVDVTTMCSDLELNEETKSSLHPFEARLLRLCDVLANVDAEHRNALDFLEDRAGSKHE, encoded by the exons ATGCTGTCGTCGCTGTACGTGCTGCCGTTCCTCTGCAACTGCTTGCTGGTCTCCTCCTCGATACTGACCCCGTTGAAGGCCGAGGGGAACCTGAGGATCTTCAAGAACGTCCCCAGCGACTTCGAGTACGTGCTGAAAAGGCACAGCGTGGACAGCCGCGCGGAAGACGCCGACTCGAAGGAGCGACGGAGCAACAAAGGCTCGTCGTTCATCAGATTCGGTCGCAGCGATCCGGACAGCCACGGCGAGAACGTTCTCGGCGACGAGGGCGACGGAGGCTCGCCGGTGAACAGATATCCTCGCTGGAAGTCGCCGGACATCGTGATCAGGTTCGGTCGGTCCGACTCGAAGATGGCCGTGACCGGCGACAGGGACTACAAGCTCAGAAGGAACGACCTGAATTTCATCAG ATTCGGCCGGAACTCGCCGCAGATCTATCCTCTGGAGGTCGACGTGACCACGATGTGCTCGGACTTGGAGCTGAACGAGGAGACGAAGAGCAGCCTGCACCCGTTCGAGGCGAGGCTACTCCGTCTGTGCGACGTGCTAGCCAACGTCGACGCCGAGCACAGAAACGCGCTGGACTTTCTCGAGGATCGTGCCGGCTCGAAGCACGAGTAA